One stretch of Jiangella gansuensis DSM 44835 DNA includes these proteins:
- a CDS encoding 3-hydroxyacyl-CoA dehydrogenase, whose product MHPVGVVGAGTMGAGIAQVAALAGHEVRLHDTRDDAANGAVDAVLHRLARAVDTGRLLADEAEDAAARLRAVRTVDDLAGCGLVIEAVVEDLAVKQALFAALEAICGPDTILATNTSSLSIDAIADGLRHPGRVAGMHFFNPAPVLPLVEVVSGTSTDPAVTDLLAETATAWGKTPVRAASTPGFIVNRVARPFYAEAFRMLSAGTVDAATADAMFRESGGFRMGPFELADLIGHDVNLAVGRSVWTAFGHDPRFEPSTLQAQLVAAGRLGRKTGRGIYVTDEPRPEPSTAAPVPPRDDAWAGDGPRDQTAAGAVHWQVGTADVRLRPSDGRTAAQLTGGGPATVVVADLALDYAGATRIGVAAPEHAPREHVDAVVGYLQGLGYAVTVLPDTPGLLVARTVAMLAAFAADAVDAGVASAADVDIAMRLGVNYPLGPYAWGAELGWDWVAGVLDALAADDDPRRYRVSPGLRARATVTEPVDELEGEP is encoded by the coding sequence ATGCACCCGGTCGGCGTGGTCGGCGCCGGCACCATGGGCGCCGGCATCGCCCAGGTGGCGGCCCTCGCCGGCCACGAGGTCCGCCTGCACGACACCCGCGACGACGCCGCGAACGGAGCCGTCGACGCCGTGCTGCACCGGCTGGCCCGAGCGGTGGACACCGGACGGCTGCTGGCCGACGAGGCCGAGGACGCGGCGGCCCGGCTGCGCGCGGTCCGCACCGTCGACGACCTCGCCGGCTGCGGGCTCGTCATCGAGGCCGTCGTCGAGGACCTCGCGGTCAAGCAGGCGCTGTTCGCGGCACTGGAGGCGATCTGCGGCCCGGACACGATCCTGGCCACCAACACATCGTCGCTGTCCATAGACGCCATCGCGGACGGCCTGCGACACCCCGGACGGGTGGCCGGGATGCACTTCTTCAACCCCGCGCCGGTGCTGCCGCTGGTCGAGGTGGTCAGCGGGACGTCGACCGATCCGGCCGTGACCGACCTGCTGGCCGAGACCGCGACGGCATGGGGCAAGACCCCGGTGCGCGCGGCGTCGACGCCGGGGTTCATCGTCAACCGGGTCGCCCGCCCGTTCTACGCCGAGGCGTTCCGGATGCTGTCCGCCGGCACCGTCGACGCCGCCACCGCCGACGCGATGTTCCGCGAGTCGGGCGGATTCCGGATGGGCCCCTTCGAGCTCGCCGACCTGATCGGCCACGACGTCAACCTCGCGGTCGGCCGCTCGGTCTGGACCGCGTTCGGACACGACCCGCGGTTCGAGCCGTCGACGCTGCAGGCCCAGCTGGTCGCCGCCGGCCGGCTGGGCCGCAAGACCGGCCGCGGCATCTACGTCACGGACGAGCCCCGACCGGAGCCGTCGACCGCGGCGCCGGTCCCGCCGCGTGACGACGCCTGGGCCGGGGACGGACCGCGCGACCAGACGGCGGCCGGCGCGGTCCACTGGCAGGTCGGCACTGCGGACGTCCGGCTCCGGCCGTCCGACGGACGCACCGCCGCCCAGCTCACCGGCGGCGGGCCGGCCACCGTCGTCGTCGCCGACCTCGCACTGGACTACGCCGGTGCCACCCGCATCGGCGTCGCCGCCCCCGAACACGCACCGCGCGAGCACGTCGACGCCGTCGTCGGCTACCTGCAAGGGCTCGGATACGCGGTGACCGTGCTGCCGGACACGCCGGGCCTGCTCGTGGCGCGGACCGTCGCCATGCTCGCGGCGTTCGCGGCCGACGCCGTCGACGCGGGCGTCGCGTCCGCCGCCGACGTCGACATCGCCATGCGGCTGGGGGTCAACTATCCGCTCGGCCCGTACGCGTGGGGCGCCGAGCTGGGCTGGGACTGGGTGGCCGGAGTGCTCGACGCGCTGGCCGCCGACGACGACCCGCGCCGCTACCGGGTCTCGCCGGGCCTGCGGGCCAGGGCGACCGTGACCGAGCCGGTCGACGAGCTGGAGGGTGAACCATGA
- a CDS encoding LacI family DNA-binding transcriptional regulator, whose translation MTGIVDVAARAGVSVATVSRALRGLPGVSEATRRLVQDIAAELGYVASPSAAGLPTGRTGAVAVVSPVARGWYFTAVLEGAQEVLTANGYDVLRYDLSEVETNRRKVFDTQLLRKRADALLIMSLPLTADEVGALHAMHRPVIVVGPIVPGLSCVRVDDVEVGRAATGHLVELGHRRIAFAGGDPDDHLGFPVSPDRRLGYAEALHSVGVEPDPALTVPAKFTVEAGIAAFAELAARGTAPTAVFAVSDEVAMGVMYEARRRGLRVPEDLSVVGVDDHDLSWLFGLSTVAQDVREEGRLAAAALVERLRSGVDVEPEVTTVATKLIVRESTARPPG comes from the coding sequence ATGACCGGCATCGTTGACGTAGCGGCCAGGGCCGGCGTCTCCGTGGCGACGGTGTCCCGGGCGCTGCGCGGCCTCCCCGGCGTGTCCGAGGCGACCCGTCGTCTGGTGCAGGACATCGCGGCCGAGCTGGGCTACGTCGCGTCGCCCAGCGCGGCCGGCCTGCCGACCGGGCGCACCGGGGCGGTCGCCGTCGTCTCGCCGGTGGCGCGGGGCTGGTACTTCACCGCGGTCCTGGAGGGCGCGCAGGAGGTCCTGACGGCCAACGGCTACGACGTCCTGCGGTACGACCTGTCCGAGGTGGAGACCAACCGGCGCAAGGTCTTCGACACCCAGCTGCTGCGCAAGCGCGCCGACGCACTACTGATCATGAGCCTGCCGCTCACCGCCGACGAGGTGGGTGCACTGCACGCGATGCACCGGCCGGTCATCGTCGTCGGGCCCATCGTGCCGGGCCTGTCGTGCGTGCGGGTCGACGACGTCGAGGTCGGCCGGGCCGCCACGGGCCACCTGGTCGAGCTCGGGCATCGGCGCATCGCGTTCGCCGGCGGCGACCCGGACGATCATCTCGGTTTCCCGGTGTCGCCGGATCGCCGGCTCGGTTACGCCGAGGCGTTGCACTCGGTCGGCGTCGAACCGGATCCGGCGCTGACGGTGCCGGCCAAGTTCACCGTCGAGGCCGGCATCGCCGCATTCGCCGAACTCGCCGCGCGCGGGACCGCGCCGACCGCGGTCTTCGCCGTGTCCGACGAGGTGGCGATGGGTGTCATGTACGAGGCCCGCAGGCGCGGCCTGCGGGTGCCGGAGGACCTCTCCGTCGTCGGGGTCGACGACCACGACCTGTCCTGGTTGTTCGGGCTGAGCACGGTGGCGCAGGACGTCCGCGAGGAGGGCCGGTTGGCGGCGGCCGCCCTGGTGGAGCGGTTGCGCTCCGGCGTTGACGTCGAGCCCGAGGTCACCACCGTCGCCACGAAGCTCATCGTGCGCGAGAGCACCGCACGCCCGCCGGGCTGA
- the pcaF gene encoding 3-oxoadipyl-CoA thiolase — translation MTEAYLVDGVRTPIGRYGGALATARPDDLAAHVLRTLLERHAAVPPDAVDEVVLGCANQAGEDNRNIARMAVLLAGWPVSVPGVTVNRLCGSGLDALAYAARAVRTGEADVVVAGGVESMSRAPLVMPKAQTAFDRGQARLYDSTMGWRFVNAALEAVYGTDSMPETAENVAAAEGVARTDQDAFALRSQQRASSRRKELAAEIVAVEVPSPRRGAGPVVVDLDEHPRETSLDALAALRPVVRPDGTVTAGNASGINDGAAALLVMSAAAVSRYGVDPVARLTGAATAGVSPRTMGLGPVPATRKLLARTGVRLADVGVVELNEAFATQALACLRQLGLPDDAEHVNPNGGAIALGHPLGMSGARIALSAALELRRRDARYALATMCIGVGQGISLLLERP, via the coding sequence ATGACCGAGGCTTACCTGGTCGACGGCGTCCGCACACCCATCGGTCGTTACGGCGGCGCGCTGGCCACCGCCCGCCCCGACGACCTCGCCGCGCACGTGCTGCGGACCCTGCTGGAGCGGCACGCCGCGGTGCCACCCGACGCCGTCGACGAGGTCGTGCTCGGCTGCGCGAACCAAGCCGGCGAGGACAACCGCAACATCGCCCGGATGGCCGTGCTGCTGGCCGGCTGGCCGGTCTCGGTGCCGGGGGTGACGGTGAACCGGCTGTGCGGCTCCGGACTGGATGCGCTGGCCTACGCCGCCCGGGCGGTGCGCACCGGCGAGGCCGACGTCGTCGTCGCCGGCGGGGTGGAGTCCATGTCACGGGCGCCGCTGGTGATGCCCAAGGCGCAGACGGCGTTCGACCGCGGCCAGGCGCGGCTCTACGACTCCACGATGGGCTGGCGGTTCGTGAACGCCGCCCTGGAGGCCGTGTACGGCACCGACTCCATGCCGGAGACGGCGGAGAACGTCGCCGCCGCCGAGGGCGTGGCGCGCACCGACCAGGACGCGTTCGCACTACGCAGCCAGCAGCGCGCGTCGTCCCGGCGCAAGGAGCTGGCCGCGGAGATCGTCGCGGTCGAGGTCCCGTCGCCGCGGCGAGGCGCCGGGCCGGTCGTCGTCGATCTCGATGAGCACCCGCGGGAGACGTCGCTGGACGCGCTGGCGGCGCTGCGCCCGGTGGTCCGGCCGGACGGCACCGTCACCGCGGGCAACGCCTCCGGTATCAACGACGGCGCCGCCGCGCTGCTGGTCATGAGCGCGGCTGCGGTGTCACGCTACGGCGTCGACCCGGTCGCCCGGCTGACGGGCGCCGCGACCGCCGGGGTCTCGCCGCGGACCATGGGACTCGGCCCGGTGCCGGCGACCCGCAAGCTGCTCGCCCGCACCGGCGTCCGCCTCGCCGACGTCGGCGTCGTGGAACTGAACGAGGCGTTCGCCACCCAGGCCCTGGCCTGCCTGCGCCAGCTCGGCCTCCCCGATGACGCCGAGCACGTCAACCCGAACGGCGGGGCCATCGCGCTCGGCCATCCCCTCGGCATGAGCGGTGCCCGGATCGCCCTCTCGGCCGCCCTGGAGCTGCGCCGGCGCGACGCCCGCTACGCCCTGGCCACCATGTGCATCGGAGTCGGCCAGGGCATCAGCCTGCTGCTCGAACGCCCCTGA
- a CDS encoding ABC transporter substrate-binding protein — protein sequence MAKSSARKGWAAVGLAASVSLVLAACGGDDGDDPTAGGDGDGETDCAFAEDYGDLSGTEVTVYSTIVAPEDAPLEASFDEYEECTGATVVYEGSDEFEAQLPIRIQGGSPPDLAIIPQPGLLARLVRDFDAVIPVPDDATANVEASFDPSWIEYGTVDGTYYGTPFGANVKSFVWYSPSAFEGAGYEIPETWDDMIEISDQIVEDGGIPWCAGFGSGDATGWPGTDWVEEVMLRTAGPDVYDQWYLHEIPFNDPQVVEAFDTVGEILKNDQYVNGGLGDVASIATTRFEDAGLPILDGSCWMHHQASFYQANWGEGVEVAEDGDVFAFYLPGIEEEHGNPVLGGGEFVAAFAERPEVQTFQTYLSSDHWHAERASHGNFVSANRTVPIDAYESPVNQLSAEIIQDEEAVFRFDASDLMPAQVGTVAFWTGMVDWVTGASTQQTVDAIEAAWP from the coding sequence ATGGCGAAGAGCAGCGCCCGCAAGGGCTGGGCGGCTGTCGGCCTCGCTGCAAGCGTGTCGCTCGTCCTTGCCGCGTGTGGTGGCGACGACGGCGACGATCCCACAGCGGGGGGCGACGGCGATGGAGAGACGGACTGCGCGTTCGCGGAGGACTACGGCGACCTGAGCGGCACCGAGGTCACCGTGTACAGCACGATCGTCGCGCCGGAGGACGCACCGCTGGAGGCGTCCTTCGACGAGTACGAGGAATGCACCGGCGCGACGGTGGTCTACGAGGGCTCCGACGAGTTCGAGGCCCAGTTGCCGATCCGCATCCAGGGCGGTTCGCCGCCGGACCTGGCGATCATCCCGCAGCCGGGCCTTTTGGCAAGGCTGGTCCGCGACTTCGACGCGGTCATCCCCGTGCCCGACGATGCCACGGCCAACGTCGAGGCGTCGTTCGACCCGTCGTGGATCGAGTACGGCACCGTCGACGGCACCTACTACGGCACGCCGTTCGGCGCCAACGTCAAGTCCTTCGTCTGGTACTCGCCCTCGGCCTTCGAGGGTGCGGGCTACGAGATCCCGGAAACGTGGGACGACATGATCGAGATCTCGGACCAGATCGTCGAGGACGGCGGCATCCCGTGGTGCGCCGGCTTCGGCTCCGGTGACGCCACCGGCTGGCCGGGCACCGACTGGGTCGAAGAGGTCATGCTCCGCACCGCCGGGCCGGACGTCTACGACCAGTGGTATCTGCACGAGATCCCGTTCAACGACCCGCAGGTGGTCGAGGCGTTCGACACGGTCGGCGAGATCCTCAAGAACGACCAGTACGTCAACGGCGGACTCGGCGACGTGGCGAGCATCGCCACCACCCGGTTCGAGGACGCCGGCCTGCCGATCCTCGACGGTTCCTGCTGGATGCACCACCAGGCGTCGTTCTACCAGGCCAACTGGGGTGAGGGCGTCGAGGTGGCCGAGGACGGCGACGTCTTCGCGTTCTACCTGCCGGGCATCGAAGAAGAGCACGGCAACCCGGTCCTGGGCGGCGGCGAGTTCGTGGCCGCGTTCGCGGAGCGTCCGGAGGTCCAGACCTTCCAGACGTACCTGTCCAGCGACCACTGGCACGCCGAGCGGGCCAGCCACGGCAACTTCGTCTCGGCGAACCGGACGGTGCCGATCGACGCGTACGAGAGCCCGGTCAACCAGCTCTCGGCGGAGATCATCCAGGACGAGGAGGCGGTGTTCCGCTTCGACGCATCGGACCTCATGCCCGCGCAGGTCGGGACCGTGGCGTTCTGGACCGGCATGGTCGACTGGGTCACCGGCGCGTCGACGCAGCAGACCGTTGACGCCATCGAAGCGGCCTGGCCGTAA
- the paaN gene encoding phenylacetic acid degradation protein PaaN: MSLGVLIDRHRDLLEQAEKATATRAWFSAFPESPSPRVYGETAAADGRAAYDAWLGSDFPLATPGADGTVATERSPFGPELGVRYPRLPATDDAVTTLLTAARAAMPAWRRAGVDGRAAVCLEVLSRLHERIFELANAVMHTSGQAFVMAFQAGGAHALDRALEAVAYAHAEQRRIPAEVVWEKPGRGEPLRMTKTYHVVPRGVALVIGCNTFPTWNSWPGLFASLATGNAVVVKPHPNAVLPLALTVQVIREVLAEEGFDPDLVTLAAEDPADKLAAVLAVRPEVRIIDFTGSTVFGQWLEDTAHQAVVFTEKAGLNIVVVDSTDDLHGLVDNLAFSFSLYTGQMCTAPQNVFVPRTGVLTDQGRVSFDEFGAALAGAVDKLLGDDARAVEILGAVVNDGVRGRVDAFEGDPRTVLESRPVVHPAWPDATIRTPAIVAVDAADEKTYSAECFGPVSFLVATGSTQESVERFATGVREHGGMTASVYSTDPAVLDAAEQAAIDAGVPLSVNLTGGVYVNQSAAFSDFHGTGANPAANACLTDAAFVAPRFRVVTSRRHS; encoded by the coding sequence ATGTCGCTGGGCGTTCTGATCGATCGGCACCGAGACCTCCTCGAGCAGGCGGAGAAGGCCACCGCCACGCGCGCGTGGTTCTCGGCGTTCCCGGAATCCCCGAGTCCGCGGGTGTACGGCGAGACGGCCGCCGCTGACGGGCGGGCCGCGTACGACGCCTGGCTCGGCAGCGACTTCCCGCTGGCCACACCCGGAGCCGACGGCACCGTGGCCACCGAGCGCAGCCCGTTCGGGCCGGAGCTCGGCGTGCGGTATCCGCGGCTCCCGGCGACCGACGACGCCGTGACGACCCTGCTCACGGCCGCCCGAGCCGCGATGCCGGCCTGGCGGCGGGCCGGCGTGGACGGCAGGGCCGCGGTCTGCCTGGAAGTCCTGAGCCGCCTGCACGAGCGGATCTTCGAGCTCGCCAACGCCGTCATGCACACGTCCGGCCAGGCGTTCGTGATGGCGTTCCAGGCCGGTGGGGCGCATGCGCTGGACCGGGCGCTGGAGGCGGTGGCGTACGCCCACGCCGAACAGCGCCGCATCCCCGCCGAGGTGGTATGGGAGAAGCCGGGCAGGGGCGAACCGCTGCGCATGACGAAGACCTACCACGTGGTGCCCCGTGGCGTGGCGCTGGTGATCGGGTGCAACACGTTCCCGACGTGGAACTCCTGGCCCGGTCTGTTCGCGTCGCTGGCCACCGGGAACGCGGTCGTCGTCAAGCCGCATCCGAACGCGGTGCTGCCGTTGGCGCTGACCGTCCAGGTGATCCGCGAGGTGCTGGCCGAAGAGGGCTTCGACCCCGACCTGGTCACCCTGGCCGCCGAGGACCCGGCCGACAAGCTCGCCGCTGTGCTCGCCGTCCGGCCGGAGGTGCGGATCATCGACTTCACCGGGTCGACCGTGTTCGGGCAGTGGCTGGAGGACACCGCGCACCAGGCTGTCGTGTTCACCGAGAAGGCCGGGCTCAACATCGTCGTCGTCGACTCCACGGACGACCTGCACGGGCTGGTGGACAATCTCGCGTTCTCGTTCAGCCTCTACACCGGGCAGATGTGCACGGCGCCGCAGAACGTGTTCGTGCCGCGCACCGGGGTGCTCACCGACCAGGGTCGCGTCAGCTTCGACGAGTTCGGTGCCGCGCTGGCCGGCGCCGTCGACAAGCTGCTGGGGGACGACGCGCGTGCGGTGGAGATCCTCGGCGCGGTGGTCAACGACGGGGTCCGCGGCCGGGTGGACGCGTTCGAGGGCGACCCCCGGACGGTGCTCGAGTCTCGCCCGGTGGTCCACCCGGCGTGGCCCGACGCCACCATCCGGACGCCGGCCATCGTGGCGGTCGACGCCGCGGATGAGAAGACGTACTCCGCCGAGTGCTTCGGGCCGGTCTCCTTCCTCGTCGCCACCGGCTCCACCCAGGAGTCGGTCGAGCGGTTCGCCACCGGCGTCCGCGAGCACGGCGGCATGACGGCGTCGGTGTACTCGACCGACCCGGCCGTGCTCGACGCCGCGGAGCAGGCTGCCATCGACGCCGGCGTGCCGCTGTCGGTGAACCTCACCGGCGGCGTCTACGTCAACCAGTCGGCAGCCTTCTCCGACTTCCACGGCACCGGCGCCAACCCGGCCGCGAACGCCTGCCTCACTGACGCGGCGTTCGTCGCGCCGCGGTTCCGGGTGGTCACCTCCCGCCGTCACTCCTGA
- a CDS encoding dihydrolipoamide acetyltransferase family protein: MSVSHFNLPDVGEGLTEAEIVSWRVKPGDEVKVNDVLVEIETAKSLVELPSPFAGVVETLLVEEGVTVDVGSPIIAVRTGDGAGSPPAPGSAGRVGGPTQDLVPTPPAPSDAPAEAPPERQAVLVGYGPRTTAARRRQRKAPASAATAAPAANGSATVEAPPPAPPAQAAPPEPVAPVEPPSPVVLAKPPVRKLAKDLGVDLTTVTPTGPNGTVTRDDVQAAAAGAVAEPATAPVAPSGTGWDGLPREERVAIRSVRKATAQAVTTSAFTAPHVTEFVTVDVTRTVKLVERLRDSREFREVKLSPLAVLAKAVCIAARRTPDVNARWDDVAGEIVMQRYVNLGIAAATPRGLVVPKVKDAHRLSLRELAVAINQLAATAREGKTPPEDMLGGTISITNVGVFGIDTGTPILPPGEAAIVAFGAIRKQPWVHKDKVKPRWVTTLGLSFDHRLVDGEQGSRFLADLAALLEDPGNALVWG, translated from the coding sequence ATGAGCGTGTCGCACTTCAACCTGCCCGACGTCGGCGAAGGGCTGACCGAGGCCGAGATCGTCTCCTGGAGGGTCAAGCCGGGCGACGAGGTCAAGGTCAACGACGTCCTCGTCGAGATCGAGACCGCGAAGTCGCTGGTCGAGTTGCCGTCCCCGTTCGCGGGCGTGGTCGAGACCCTGCTGGTCGAGGAGGGCGTCACGGTCGACGTCGGGTCCCCGATCATCGCCGTCCGGACCGGCGACGGGGCCGGCTCACCTCCCGCGCCGGGTAGCGCGGGCCGGGTCGGTGGCCCGACGCAGGACCTGGTACCCACACCTCCCGCACCCTCGGACGCCCCGGCGGAAGCTCCGCCGGAGCGGCAGGCGGTCCTCGTCGGCTACGGACCGCGGACGACGGCAGCCCGGCGTCGCCAGCGCAAGGCGCCGGCCTCCGCGGCCACCGCGGCGCCGGCCGCGAACGGCTCGGCGACCGTCGAGGCGCCGCCGCCCGCGCCGCCCGCTCAGGCCGCTCCGCCGGAGCCCGTCGCGCCCGTGGAACCGCCGTCGCCGGTCGTGCTGGCCAAGCCGCCGGTGCGCAAGCTCGCCAAGGACCTCGGCGTCGATCTCACCACCGTCACGCCGACCGGGCCGAACGGCACCGTCACCCGCGACGACGTCCAGGCGGCCGCGGCTGGTGCCGTCGCCGAACCGGCCACCGCGCCCGTGGCCCCGTCCGGGACCGGCTGGGACGGGCTGCCGCGGGAGGAGCGGGTCGCCATCCGCTCGGTTCGCAAGGCGACCGCCCAGGCGGTCACGACGTCGGCGTTCACCGCGCCGCACGTCACCGAGTTCGTCACCGTCGACGTCACCCGCACGGTGAAGCTCGTCGAGCGGCTGCGCGACTCGCGGGAGTTCCGCGAGGTCAAGCTGTCGCCGCTGGCGGTGCTGGCCAAGGCGGTGTGCATCGCGGCACGCCGCACGCCGGACGTCAACGCCCGCTGGGACGACGTCGCCGGGGAGATCGTGATGCAGCGGTACGTCAACCTCGGCATCGCGGCGGCGACCCCACGCGGGCTCGTCGTGCCCAAGGTGAAGGATGCCCATCGGCTCTCGCTGCGCGAACTGGCCGTCGCCATCAACCAGTTGGCGGCGACGGCACGGGAGGGAAAGACACCGCCGGAGGACATGCTCGGCGGCACCATCTCCATCACCAACGTCGGCGTCTTCGGCATCGACACCGGCACGCCGATCCTGCCGCCGGGCGAGGCCGCCATCGTCGCGTTCGGTGCCATCCGCAAGCAGCCATGGGTCCACAAGGACAAGGTCAAGCCGCGCTGGGTCACCACCCTGGGGCTGTCCTTCGATCACCGGCTGGTGGACGGCGAGCAGGGGTCGCGGTTCCTGGCTGATCTCGCCGCACTGCTGGAGGACCCCGGCAACGCGCTCGTCTGGGGCTGA
- a CDS encoding carbohydrate ABC transporter permease: MTAAIPTPDLQEELTGVEPATVSGRAKKRLTSRWASLAAVVIAVLWTLPTFGLLLTSFRPELAIRTSGWWNWFSDPELTLANYDDVLFGGTSLATYFVNSIVITIPSVIIPVTIACLASYAFAWMKFPFRDTIFVAVFALQIVPLQVALIPLLRIYVGADLNGTFWPLWISHTIFALPLAIFLLHNFFREVPVELMEAARVDGAGHVAIFMRIMLPLVTPAIAAFAIFQFLWVWNDLLVAITMATGAQDVQPLTARLAELVGSRGSTWHLLSAGAFVSIVVPVIVFLFLQRYFVRGLLAGSVKG; encoded by the coding sequence ATGACCGCCGCGATTCCCACGCCCGACCTCCAGGAGGAGCTCACCGGGGTCGAGCCGGCCACCGTCAGCGGCCGCGCCAAGAAGCGGCTGACCTCGCGCTGGGCTTCACTCGCGGCGGTCGTCATCGCCGTGCTGTGGACGCTGCCGACGTTCGGCCTGCTGTTGACGTCGTTCCGGCCGGAGCTGGCCATCCGGACCTCCGGCTGGTGGAACTGGTTCTCCGATCCGGAGCTGACCCTGGCGAACTACGACGACGTGCTCTTCGGCGGCACGTCGCTGGCCACGTACTTCGTCAACTCGATCGTCATCACGATTCCGTCGGTGATCATCCCGGTGACGATCGCGTGCCTCGCGTCGTACGCGTTCGCCTGGATGAAGTTCCCGTTCCGGGACACGATCTTCGTGGCCGTGTTCGCGTTGCAGATCGTGCCGCTGCAGGTGGCGTTGATCCCGTTGCTGCGCATCTACGTCGGCGCCGACCTCAACGGGACCTTCTGGCCGCTGTGGATCTCGCACACGATCTTCGCGCTGCCGCTGGCCATCTTCCTGCTGCACAACTTCTTCAGGGAAGTTCCGGTCGAGCTGATGGAGGCCGCCCGAGTCGACGGCGCCGGCCATGTGGCGATCTTCATGCGGATCATGCTGCCGCTGGTCACACCCGCCATCGCAGCGTTCGCGATCTTCCAGTTCCTCTGGGTCTGGAACGACCTGCTGGTGGCGATCACGATGGCGACGGGTGCGCAGGACGTCCAACCGCTGACGGCCCGGCTGGCCGAGCTGGTCGGCAGCCGCGGCAGCACCTGGCACCTGCTGTCGGCCGGCGCGTTCGTGTCCATCGTCGTCCCGGTGATCGTGTTCCTGTTCCTCCAGCGCTACTTCGTCCGCGGCCTGCTCGCAGGTAGCGTCAAGGGGTGA
- a CDS encoding ABC transporter permease subunit codes for MALAVALFVGVIGLILLVVGRAKRRVDLWQSLAFVLPALAMLAVGLIYPGLRTMYQSFFDRTSSEFVGLDNFASIFTDSSMLTVLRNTAIWVILTPLLATFIGLVYAVLVDRSRVEAAAKAVIFLPMAISLVGASIIWRYVYEYRPDQQNIQQVGLLNQILVWLGMEPRHFLVDSPLNTVFLIVVMVWVQAGFAMTVLSAAIKAIPSDITEAAQLDGLTGVRMFRYITVPSIRPALVVVLTTISIGTLKVFDIVRTMTGGQFDTSVVANEFYTQGFQLGDTGLASALAVVLFILVVPIVAYNIRQLRKADLR; via the coding sequence ATGGCGCTGGCCGTGGCGCTGTTCGTGGGCGTCATCGGCCTGATCCTGCTGGTGGTCGGCCGGGCCAAGCGCCGGGTCGACCTCTGGCAGTCGCTGGCGTTCGTCCTGCCCGCGCTGGCCATGCTCGCCGTCGGCCTGATCTATCCCGGCCTCCGGACGATGTACCAGTCGTTCTTCGACCGCACCAGCAGCGAGTTCGTCGGTCTCGACAACTTCGCGTCGATCTTCACCGACTCGAGCATGTTGACGGTGCTGCGCAACACGGCGATCTGGGTGATCCTGACGCCGCTGCTGGCGACGTTCATCGGCCTGGTGTACGCCGTGTTGGTGGATCGGTCCCGGGTCGAGGCGGCCGCCAAGGCCGTCATCTTCCTGCCGATGGCCATCTCGCTGGTCGGTGCGTCGATCATCTGGCGATACGTCTACGAGTACCGGCCGGACCAGCAGAACATCCAGCAGGTCGGGCTGTTGAACCAGATCCTGGTCTGGCTGGGGATGGAACCGCGCCACTTCCTGGTCGACTCGCCGCTGAACACGGTCTTCCTGATCGTGGTCATGGTGTGGGTCCAGGCCGGGTTCGCGATGACCGTGCTGTCGGCGGCGATCAAGGCGATCCCGTCCGACATCACCGAGGCCGCCCAGCTCGACGGTCTCACCGGAGTGCGCATGTTCCGGTACATCACCGTGCCGAGCATCCGTCCGGCGCTCGTGGTGGTGCTGACCACCATCTCGATCGGAACCCTCAAGGTCTTCGACATCGTCCGGACCATGACCGGCGGACAGTTCGACACCAGCGTCGTGGCGAACGAGTTCTACACCCAGGGCTTCCAGCTCGGTGACACCGGGCTCGCCTCCGCGCTCGCGGTGGTGCTGTTCATCCTGGTGGTCCCGATCGTGGCCTACAACATCCGACAGTTGCGAAAGGCGGACCTGCGATGA